A window from Chaetodon trifascialis isolate fChaTrf1 chromosome 5, fChaTrf1.hap1, whole genome shotgun sequence encodes these proteins:
- the LOC139331464 gene encoding proteinase-activated receptor 4-like, with amino-acid sequence MKDKKKMKLLFGTLVFVSLLSPLCSVSPSSRPADECSGMSVRLRAFRLKTTCNFTTLKEKQLKEIQAPTTNLYLPVLYLLSFSVGLPSNLLALWVLLFRTKPLPSTTLLINLTAADCLLLIALPFRIVYHFRGNHWELGEPFCRIIMAMFYGNMYGSVLCLALVALDRYIALVHPFSAKTLRSRRTSLYMTVAVWAVVLAAMLPLLVSRQTYVLDELQITTCHDALPEEEQENYFLPYFATLFTFCFLLPFVVMLFCHCAVLRTLLVKGKRYGHAIRVTVLVLLVFIVCLLPSNILLLLTYMDSSLDGDGEDVYVPYMISLAVSTFNSCIDPFIFYFVSVEFREKARSALCCRGNSEDKPSSLSNNVSHSSSSSSGLRSKVTMLTKSSQCGMSETA; translated from the exons ATGAAGGATAAGAAGAAGATGAAGTTGCTTTTTGGGACTCtggtctttgtctctctgctgtcgcCCCTCTGCAGCGTCTCTCCGTCCTCTCGTCCTGCAGATGAGTGCTCCGGCATGTCTGTCC GTCTGCGGGCGTTCAGACTGAAGACAACCTGTAATTTCACCACTCTGaaggagaagcagctgaaggagatCCAGGCTCCAACTACCAATCTGTACCTGCCGGTCCTCTACCTGCTGTCCTTCAGTGTGGGTCTGCCCTCCAATCTGCTGGCTCTGTGGGTCCTGCTGTTCAGGACCAAGCCGCTGCCGTCCACCACGCTGCTCATCAACCTCACTGCCGCAGACTGCCTACTGCTCATCGCGCTGCCGTTCCGCATCGTGTACCACTTCAGAGGAAACCACTGGGAACTGGGAGAGCCTTTCTGCCGCATCATCATGGCGatgttttatggaaacatgTACGGGTCTGTGTTATGTCTTGCACTGGTGGCTCTGGACAGATACATTGCATTGGTTCACCCGTTCAGTGCCAAGACGCTACGCAGCCGGCGAACCTCTCTGTACATGACGGTGGCAGTGTGGGCAGTGGTACTGGCCGCCATGCTGCCGCTGCTGGTGTCGCGGCAGACCTACGTGCTGGACGAGCTGCAGATCACCACCTGCCACGATGCACTACccgaggaggagcaggagaactACTTCCTGCCGTACTTTGCCACCTTGTTCactttctgcttcctgctgcccTTCGTGGTCATGCTGTTCTGCCACTGCGCTGTGCTGCGCACCCTGCTGGTCAAAGGCAAGCGCTACGGTCACGCCATACGGGTGACGGTGCTGGTCCTGCTGGTGTtcattgtgtgtctgctgcccagcaacattctcctcctcctcacctacATGGACAGCTCACTGGATGGAGATGGTGAGGACGTTTACGTCCCCTACATGATAAGCTTAGCAGTTAGCACCTTCAACAGCTGCATTGACCCCTTCATCTTCTATTTTGTGTCGGTGGAGTTCAGGGAGAAGGCCAGGAGTGCTCTGTGTTGCCGTGGCAACTCGGAGGACAAACCGTCCTCTCTGAGCAACAACGTGTCGcactcctcctcatcatcatcaggcctgaggtcaaaggtcaccatgCTGACTAAGTCCAGTCAGTGTGGGATGTCTGAGACGGCATGA
- the rnf130 gene encoding E3 ubiquitin-protein ligase RNF130, which produces MTSLIWTQLPVRTVQVLILVLVLVLVLSHSVSAARSDRNMMSEEYVGVTVNATVLDGRGNTIHVMSSDDGTYGQNSPKIDTRGVVIAPAPHHGVVDRQGCDPSTRFLVPPRSVHWVALLQRGNCTFKEKILKAAAYNATAVLIYNNSTDKTVKMGHEGTGDTVAVMITEAYGKEILAHLERNLTVLVSVVVGQRGATKNINRGSLVFVSISFIVLMIISSAWLIFYFIQKIRYTSARDRSQRRLGDAAKKAIGKLTTRTVKKGDKETDPDFNHCAVCIEAYQLNDVVRILPCKHVFHKMCVDPWLNEHCTCPMCKLNILKALGIMTNLPCMDSVVLDVERLGINQATGSQRVQLGDSNQPSISLEPLSPPHPEATPRTPADITIAVTSGGHFFNRNSMSPRGVVCEMELPDIQASLDLYDDNKS; this is translated from the exons ATGACGTCCCTGATTTGGACCCAACTCCCCGTCCGGACGGTCCAGGTCCTgatcctggtcctggtcctggtcctggtcctgtcCCACTCGGTGTCGGCGGCCCGCTCTGACAGAAACATGATGTCGGAGGAGTACGTGGGCGTCACGGTGAACGCCACAGTGCTGGACGGACGAGGAAACACCATCCACGTGATGAGCAGTGACGACGGCACGTACGGACAGAACTCACCGAAAATAGACACCAGGGGGGTCGTCATCGCGCCTGCACCGCATCACGGAG TGGTGGACCGGCAGGGCTGCGACCCCAGCACTCGTTTCCTGGTTCCTCCTCGGAGTGTCCACTGGGTggcgctgctgcagagaggaaactgCACCTTTAAAGAGAAGATCCTGAAAGCGGCAGCGTACAACGCCACGGCCGTTCTCATCTACAACAACTCCACCGACAAGACGGTCAAGATGGGACACGAAG GCACAGGTGATACGGTGGCAGTGATGATCACAGAGGCGTATGGTAAAGAGATCCTGGCTCACCTGGAGAGGAACCTGACCGTCCTGGTATCTGTGGTGGTGGGTCAACGTGGTGCCACCAAAAACATCAACCGAGGCTCGCTGGTCTTCGTCTCCATCTCCTTCATCGTCCTCATGATCATCTCGTCGGCTTGGCTCATCTTCTATTTCATCCAGAAGATCCGCTACACCAGTGCCCGTGACCGCAGCCAg cgtCGTCTCGGTGATGCAGCGAAGAAAGCCATTGGGAAGTTGACAACGAGGACGGTGAAGAAAGGAGACAAG GAAACTGATCCAGATTTTAACCACTGTGCAGTGTGTATTGAAGCATACCAGCTGAACGATGTGGTTCGCATCCTTCCTTGCAA acatgTCTTCCATAAAATGTGTGTGGACCCCTGGTTGAACGAGCACTGCACATGTCCCATGTGTAAACTCAACATCCTCAAAGCTCTTGGCATCATG ACCAATCTTCCTTGCATGGACAGCGTGGTGTTGGACGTGGAGCGTCTGGGCATCAATCAGGCGACCGGCAGTCAGAGGGTGCAGCTTGGTGACAGCAACCAGCCTTCCATCAGCCTGGAGCCGCTCAGCCCCCCCCACCCTGAGGCCACACCCAGAACACCTGCTGACATTACCATTGCTGTGACCA GCGGGGGTCACTTCTTCAACAGGAACTCAATGTCTCCTCGCGGCGTCGTCTGTGAGATGGAGCTGCCAGACATCCAGGCCTCACTTGACCTCTATGATGACAACAAGTCCTGA